From Panicum hallii strain FIL2 chromosome 2, PHallii_v3.1, whole genome shotgun sequence, a single genomic window includes:
- the LOC112882368 gene encoding uncharacterized protein LOC112882368, which produces MKREWPALSFRQDAIGDMAGAIFMSNTLTREQCFKASIFGLPLEYEPFVSNVRKGMPLFLFDHTLCKLYGVFEAASDGGLNINNAAFRSTQRSYPAQVRINIIWKCRPLSEDEFSPAIEDNYYLPKKFYFDLSYEQVVRLYELFDNRRVQLPIHEYSKNESLETNRSSKRRQDKESMTPDVPHSIDQSRLLVPNISEVVRRYSTATSMHTDLPLSVETHPNMSKPLGTEIGAQIASAHRRHDQIEFQSQSELFPAAVMTDAVSTQVSAPCSQTSRHYQLVAKQPYPSPQDYQQNILRSGCTTQDPTEGAKFIATQTYPLSSGYLHSGSLTSGYATPNSTYNGRSHLNPSFAPYDSLYPGLSLSNLQSNSDYQVHCDICLNRGRSSVHNSSIYECERQRFSEGEAPTPAKLSLQCIPTYTKVLERDGKTVPAIDQKRNCADYIQIPYYDVDIENDQMRYGGPRSNASSSDLENDIVDPRHTQHNTRAESKTKNRCSPPQRSVFSRLTLNKQLSCQESTGPTLNQLVSSLSQKTEQWSHKNKPIADGLVIPLIGEEAMDHSHEELNLPSQLELGEESMEPQVPFYNFKRRSEAGKVDGNLGKEISGKVKRRKLVCPSFEENNASTNVGEELKGNCTEDRKQNHLDVSENHFGIDLNIPIPSVDSNLLEEDNRMAVRPSVIKVLHEIEANKQLNSDVMEATKEQDPSGASTQKISIDLNVAELNSMDESKLQTILDQASLLLQTLGNLKSGKPNNTEGARSSVSSEDRKVNMA; this is translated from the exons ATGAAGCGTGAGTGGCCTGCCCTGTCGTTTAGGCAGGATGCTATTGGCGACATGGCAGGAGCGATCTTCATGTCCAACACCCTCACAAGGGAGCAATGCTTCAAAGCGAGCATTTTTGGCCTGCCGTTGGAATATGAACCCTTTGTCAGCAATGTCAGAAAAGGGATGCCTTTGTTTCTCTTTGACCATACTCTGTGCAAGCTTTATGGAGTCTTCGAGGCTGCCTCCGACGGAGGGCTCAATATTAACAATGCTGCATTTCGCTCAACACAGCGCTCGTATCCGGCACAG GTTCGTATCAATATTATATGGAAGTGCAGGCCACTAAGTGAAGATGAGTTTTCCCCTGCCATAGAAGACAACTACTATCTGCCAAAGAAGTTCTACTTTGACCTTTCCTACGAGCAG GTTGTTCGGCTATATGAGTTGTTTGACAACAGGAGGGTACAGCTCCCAATTCATGAATATTCAAAAAATGAGAGTTTGGAAACAAACCGCTCTAGCAAAAGGAGGCAGGACAAAGAAAGCATGACTCCAGATGTTCCTCATTCTATTGATCAATCACGCCTTTTGGTTCCCAACATTTCAGAAGTTGTAAGAAGATATTCTACTGCTACAAGCATGCACACAGATTTACCACTTAGTGTTGAGACACACCCAAACATGTCCAAGCCCCTGGGAACAGAAATTGGAGCCCAAATCGCTTCCGCCCACAGGCGCCATGATCAGATTGAATTCCAATCTCAGAGTGAGCTTTTCCCAGCTGCTGTTATGACAGATGCTGTTTCAACTCAAGTATCTGCACCTTGCTCTCAAACTTCTAGGCACTACCAGTTGGTTGCGAAGCAGCCATATCCATCACCACAAGACTATCAACAAAATATCTTACGTTCTGGATGCACAACTCAGGACCCAACTGAAGGAGCTAAATTTATTGCAACTCAGACATACCCATTATCTAGTGGTTATTTGCACAGTGGCTCGTTAACTTCTGGATATGCAACTCCGAATTCAACTTACAATGGAAGGAGTCATTTGAATCCATCTTTTGCTCCGTATGACAGTTTATATCCTGGTTTGTCTCTGTCAAATCTACAAAGTAACTCTGACTATCAAGTTCATTGCGACATTTGCCTTAACCGAGGACGCTCCAGTGTACATAATAGCAGCATATATGAATGTGAGCGGCAGCGTTTCAGTGAAGGAGAAGCTCCAACACCGGCAAAACTGAGCCTACAATGTATTCCAACATACACTAAAGTTCTTGAACGTGATGGAAAAACAGTACCAGCCATTGATCAGAAAAGGAATTGTGCTGATTACATTCAGATCCCTTATTATGATGTAGACATTGAAAATGATCAGATGAGATATGGTGGTCCCCGTAGTAATGCTTCGTCATCAGATCTTGAAAATGATATTGTTGATCCACGGCATACACAGCATAATACAAGAGCTGAAAGCAAGACAAAGAATCGGTGTAGCCCTCCACAAAGAAGTGTTTTTTCTCGCTTAACACTGAACAAGCAACTATCTTGCCAAGAGTCCACAGGTCCTACGCTCAACCAATTGGTTTcttctctttctcagaagaCAGAACAGTGGAGCCACAAGAATAAACCAATTGCAGATGGTCTTGTCATACCGTTGATCGGGGAGGAGGCTATGGACCATTCTCATGAAGAGCTGAACCTGCCAAGTCAACTAGAGCTGGGAGAGGAAAGCATGGAACCACAAGTTCCTTTCTACAACTTCAAGAGGCGAAGTGAAGCGGGGAAGGTGGATGGAAACTTGGGAAAGGAAATCAGTGGGAAAGTGAAGAGAAGAAAGCTTGTGTGCCCTTCCTTCGAAGAAAACAATGCTTCTACAAATGTTGGAGAAGAGCTTAAAGGAAATTGTACAGAAGACAGGAAACAAAACCATCTGGACGTTAGTGAAAACCATTTTGGCATTGACCTAAACATACCCATTCCATCTGTAGATAGTAATCTTTTGGAGGAGGATAACAGAATGGCAGTGCGTCCTAGTGTTATCAAGGTACTGCATGAAATAGAAGCAAACAAGCAGCTAAACTCAGATGTGATGGAGGCAACAAAAGAACAAGATCCATCCGGTGCATCCACACAAAAGATTTCAATCGATCTTAATGTTGCTGAGTTGAATTCAATGGATGAATCGAAACTGCAAACAATTCTTGATCAGGCTTCCTTGTTGCTGCAAACACTTGGTAACCTCAAAAGTGGGAAGCCTAACAACACTGAAGGGGCTAGGTCAAGCGTTTCCAGTGAAGACAGGAAAGTAAACATGGCGTAA